The stretch of DNA TCGAAACCTTGTTTCTCAGAGCCTGCCAACGGATGCGCGCCGACAAAATGCACGTCGGCTGGTAAGGACCCGGAGACAGCGGCGCAGATCGCCCCTTTGGTGCTCCCGCCATCGGTCATCAATGTTCCGGGACGGCAATGTGCTGCGGCTTCGCGCACTCCTGTGACGATCTTGTCCACGGGAGTACAAAACACAATCAGGTCCGACTCGGCCGCGGCCGCGGATAGATCAACAAGACAGTCGTCGATCAATCCAGCTTGTTGCGCCGATTGCAGTCGCGGCAAGTTACGGCCGACGCCGATGATTCGTGCGGCCAATTGTCGTTGCTTCACGGCAGCCGCTAGGGATCCGCCGATGAGGCCAACGCCCACGATGCAAATCGTATCAAAGTGGCCAGGAGATTTGAGGGAGGATTGGGGCATAACGGATGCATTCTAGATGCCGCGGCTGCGGAATTCCACTGCCGTTTCATTCCCAGCCGGGACAAGCCAACGAAGTCGCACGGCCGTTTTCCGGGGTTTATGATGGCGAAACGGCACGAAATTCAATAAGATCGAGCGTTCATCTCAAGGCGGCGCCGATTCGAAAGTCGGCGGTGCCGCTCAAGCATTCGGTCGCCTGACGTTTGGAAGGCATCGCGATTTGCCTTCTGCGTGGGGCGTCCATTTTTCGGAAGCCACGTCCCCGGAGAAGCAGAGAGCATCTATGTCCAATCATCAAGTCGCAGATCTTCGCAATGTAGCACTCGTGGGCCACGGAGCTGTCGGGAAAACGACACTGGCCGATCTGATGTTGTTCAAAGCCGGCGTCGGGAAACGAGCCGGGTCCGTCGACGACGGATCGAGCGTCTTGGACATCGACGAAGAAGAAAAGCATTGCAAGCACTCCGTTTCCTCGGGCATGGTGCACTTCGATCACGCTGGTAAACGGATCAACGTATTCGACACGCCGGGCTACCCCGATTTCATCGGTCAGGCCATCGGCGTACTGCAAGCCGTCGAAACCGCTCTGATTGTGGTCAGCGCCAGCTCCGGCGTGCAGGTGAATACGCGGCGGATGTTCAACGAAGCGGGCAAAGCCGGTCTGGCGCGCGCTGTCGTGATCAATAAGATGGATTCCGAAAATATCCAATTCGAGGAACTCCTCGATGGCATACAGCAAACGTTCGGTGCGCAATGCGTTCCCCTGAACCTGCCGGTTGGGTTAGGCCATGATTTCAGCGGTGTGGTTAGCACGCTCTCTGTGCCCAGTGAAGTCCCCGCCGGGACTGTGATGGATCCCACGGAAATCAATCAGCAAGTGATGGATGCCATTGTCGAAGCCGACGAGGCATTGATGGAGCGGTTTCTGGAAGGCGAGAAACTCGCCCCCGAAGAAATCAGCGCCGGTCTGTCCAAAGCCATTGCCGCCGGCACGTTGATTCCCGTCTTTTGCGTCAGTGCTAAAAACGATATCGGTGTGAGCGAATTGATGGACGGTCTCGCCGCCTCGGCGCTGCCTCCCACAGCCATCACCCGCACAGCGCTCAATGCCGAGGGCGAAGAAGTCCCGCTGACCGTTTCTGCGGACGGCCCTTTTGTCGCGCTGGTCTTCAAAACGCGCATCGACCCGTTTGTCTCTAAGATGAGCTATTTGAAGATCTACTCCGGGTCGCTACACAAGGATACGTCGGTGCATAGCGCCAACTTGGACAAGTCGCTCAAAATCGGTCATCTGCTAGATGTCCAGGGAGGCCAACAAGAGGCAGTCGACTCTGCTGCGGCCGGTGATATCGTTGTTGTTGTCAAAATGGACGACCTGCACGTCGGCGATACACTCAATGACGGCAAATCCGGCCTGTCGATGCCCCCCATCAAATTCCCCACGCCCATGATCGAATTGGCGGCGGAGCCGAAAAGCCGCTCCGACCAACAGAAGATTTCCGGCGCGCTGCAGAAGGTCGACGAAGAAGACCAAACCTTCCTGCTCCGCCGCGATTCCCAAACCAAGGAACTGGTCATCCAAGGCATGAGCGAACTGCATTTGCAGATCGTGTTGGAGCGGTTGCTCGTACGCGACAAAGTGGAAGTCGTGACCCACCAACCGAAAATTCCCTATCGCGAAACCGTCAACGGCGAGGCCGAAGGCAGCTATCGGCACAAAAAACAATCAGGCGGTTCCGGTCAATTCGGCGAAGTGCACTGCCGTGTCTCCCCCTGTCCGCACGATATTGATCCCGAAGAATACTTCAATAAAACGCGGTTCCTCAACATGCGGGAGTACCACTACGATCCCGATCTGAACTATGCCTTCGTTGACCGTATCTCGGGCGGTTCGATTCCCAACCAATTCATCCCCGCTGTCGAAAAGGGCATCCGGGAACGAATGGAGCGGGGGGTGCTTGCCGGATATCAAGTGCAGGATGTCGTCGTGGAATTGTTCTTCGGCAAAGACCATCCTGTGGACAGCAACGAAACGGCCTTCAAAATGGCCGGCAGCCTCTGCTTTCGCAACCTGTTCCAAGAGGCCAAACCCTCTCTGTTGGAACCGATTGTGCATGTCGAAATCACCATTCCCGACGAAAACCTGGGCGACATCACCAGCGACCTCAACGGCCGCCGCGGCCGCGTCGAAGGCATGGACACCGCCCCGGGCGGGTATCAAGTGATCATCGCCCACGCTCCGCTGTCAGAAATGATGACCTACGCCCGCACACTCTCCAGCATGACCAGCGGCCAAGGCTCCTTCACCATGGAACTAAGCCACTACGACATGGTCCCCCCCAACGAACAAGCCAAAATCATCGCCGCCGCGAAGAAGGGGGACGACGAGGACGAATAAGCGTTCATTTTTCCAGTTTTTGTATGGCTTTGTCCGCATGTACTTACGAAATCATATGGCATACGGACGATTGTATTATGACTTACCTCCTGGAATCAGGATCGGTGATAAAGGAATATTCACATGGGAGCGTGGGGGTACGGAATTCTTCAAAACGATACTGCCCAAGATGGAATGTGCGAGGCGGCGGGTCAATTGCAGTCTATGCTACCGGGGTTTGCTGAACACCCAGGTCCGGAAACGGCGGCGCGCCTCAGTGCCACCATCGGAATGTGTCTGCAATTTTCAAGGTATTTGTTCGACGCAGATTCACCCTGTCATTCCCATTTGTTGAAGGCCATTGAGGCTAACAATCGGTACTTTATCGAGCTGCCTGGAGAAGCGGAAAACATACTATTGTCAATTTTAGGCGGTCGGGGACTTGATCTTGCCGACTGCGGCGCAGTCTTGCCTAACGACCTAGAAAGAGCCTTTCACGGATTTGAGCCAAGCGAATTTCCGACGCAAAAAGCATTCGGCGAACGGCACGAAGACCTTTTCCGACATCCCGAGTCCACTCGTTTCACACAGAATTTTGTCGATTCGCTGGTCAAGCAAGTTGATGAAGGTTTTGCGGACGAGGATGTTGTAGACGACCTTTCTCGCGATGGCGAGTTTATGGGGCCGCTAGGACTATTGTTGATCATTGAGCCGTGTAAAATCGATTCCGGAAAATTCACGCAATGGCGCGAACAATTCCAAGACGTTTGGGGTGATCGTGAGCCTAGCAATGACGATATGGAAGCAAAATTCGAAGCGTCTTATCGGCCATGCGTCGAATTGGCCCTCGACTACGGCTTGCGGAAATTTACCGAGTAGGTCCGGCTGTGCCGGACGATTGCGGGAGCGATTTAAACCACGTCAGGTCCGGATTCCAGGGACCGTCAACAGACTACAACGGCCGGTAGAACCGGCCCTACGCTGCTAGAAATTGGAGAGTGAAACGTCAAAAGCGATCCGAAAAAGTTTGCCGTGGCGTTTTTTGTGGGCTTGAACGCGATTTCGTATTTTGTCCGCAGTGGCCCAAGCTCCGGTTGGTTTCGCATGTCGAGAATCGGTGACCTCTATGAGGCAATTGGGTTTCCGTTAATCGTGTGGGAATACGGGGGCGTCGTTGGCGCCAACTATTTCTTCATCGCTTCACTTGGAATTGATCTGTTGTTTGGAGCCGTGTTGTATTGGCAGGCACCATTTCTGTTTCGGGACGTATTGCTTGAAGAACCAAGAGAATCACATGAGCCGCGCCGTACGGCAAATCAATACGCCCCAGCGTCTCTGTTATTGCCCTTTTGTGTGGCCATGTTGTTCGGCTTTTTGGATTGGCATCTGAGGTGGTTGTTAATTCTTGTTAGCGTGCCGGCTGTGGTGTTTGTGTTTGGCCGTTGTACGCCGACAATTAATCGAAAATACGTCTATGGCAGTGTTTTGGGGTTTCTACTGTTGGTGTACTTCCTATGCCCGTTCGACGAGCGGCCTGCGATCGATGTGTTGGCCATTCGTTGTTTTATGGCGTGGGGTGGGCAATGGAGCGCTTATCAAGTGATTCGAGCGTTTCGAATGTGGTATCAACAGAAGAGCAGAATAGAATGTTGATCCAGCGAGTCGGTCCGGCTGTGCCGGACGAATGCGGGAGCGATGTGAACCAAGCCGGGCCCGGATTCTAGAGAGTGCCAACAGACAACAACGGCCGGTACAACCGGCCCTATGGACTTTGTCGGAGCGATAATATGTCAGACAACCCCGTCGAGCCGGATCCCGTCTCCGTCCCCGATCAGCCGCAACCGCAAAGCGTTTCGGCGACGCGCGCCTCTTACAATCTGTTTTCTGACACTGTGATTGGTGTGAATACACGTAAGAGTGACAACAAGTTTCAGGCCATATTTATTGGCATTTCGATTCTGGTGTTGGCAGCGGTCGGCGGCTTGATTGCAGTGTGGAACACAGAGTGGGAAATGCCCTGGTATGCCGGCGCGTTACTCGGCGCATTCGCTGGATTGGTATTTGGAACATTTGCCAGCGGCATCTTCTTGATGGTCTATCGAGCCTGGCGGCACGTCCAAGGAAAACACGATTAACCGGCACTTGAAACAACGTTCAATCGTCGTCCGCATCTGCCAACTTTGTATCCCAACCGACGACTTGTTCCGAGA from Symmachiella dynata encodes:
- a CDS encoding elongation factor G, with product MSNHQVADLRNVALVGHGAVGKTTLADLMLFKAGVGKRAGSVDDGSSVLDIDEEEKHCKHSVSSGMVHFDHAGKRINVFDTPGYPDFIGQAIGVLQAVETALIVVSASSGVQVNTRRMFNEAGKAGLARAVVINKMDSENIQFEELLDGIQQTFGAQCVPLNLPVGLGHDFSGVVSTLSVPSEVPAGTVMDPTEINQQVMDAIVEADEALMERFLEGEKLAPEEISAGLSKAIAAGTLIPVFCVSAKNDIGVSELMDGLAASALPPTAITRTALNAEGEEVPLTVSADGPFVALVFKTRIDPFVSKMSYLKIYSGSLHKDTSVHSANLDKSLKIGHLLDVQGGQQEAVDSAAAGDIVVVVKMDDLHVGDTLNDGKSGLSMPPIKFPTPMIELAAEPKSRSDQQKISGALQKVDEEDQTFLLRRDSQTKELVIQGMSELHLQIVLERLLVRDKVEVVTHQPKIPYRETVNGEAEGSYRHKKQSGGSGQFGEVHCRVSPCPHDIDPEEYFNKTRFLNMREYHYDPDLNYAFVDRISGGSIPNQFIPAVEKGIRERMERGVLAGYQVQDVVVELFFGKDHPVDSNETAFKMAGSLCFRNLFQEAKPSLLEPIVHVEITIPDENLGDITSDLNGRRGRVEGMDTAPGGYQVIIAHAPLSEMMTYARTLSSMTSGQGSFTMELSHYDMVPPNEQAKIIAAAKKGDDEDE